Proteins found in one Mixophyes fleayi isolate aMixFle1 chromosome 8, aMixFle1.hap1, whole genome shotgun sequence genomic segment:
- the TSPAN1 gene encoding tetraspanin-1, with amino-acid sequence MSCFTCIKVLMILFNLAIFLAGGTLLGVGIWVSVDSGSFLKIFGALPDGIATQFVNVGYFLIAIGALLVILGFLGCCGAQKESKCLLITFFSIVLIIFIAEIAGAVVALVYSNVMGSFLKSVLAPVLQNEYGDNPEVKKIWDNMMTDLHCCGVSGYQDFTNSTYFNKNQIYPAQCCNNTSTSTNCTMLAAETSHVEGCFNQILNLVKTNAAIVGGVAAGICALELAAMVVSMYLYCRIDKQGSIH; translated from the exons ATGAGTTGTTTCACCTGTATCAAAGTGTTGATGATCTTGTTCAACTTGGCCATCTTT CTGGCTGGGGGAACGCTGCTCGGAGTCGGGATCTGGGTCAGTGTGGACAGTGGATCCTTCTTAAAAATATTTGGAGCTTTGCCTGATGGTATTGCCACTCAGTTTGTCAACGTTGGGTACTTCCTGATAGCCATTGGGGCGCTGCTGGTGATTCTGGGGTTCCTGGGGTGCTGCGGAGCCCAGAAGGAGAGCAAATGTCTTCTGATCACG TTCTTCTCCATTGTTCTGATTATCTTCATTGCGGAGATCGCGGGTGCTGTGGTCGCTCTCGTCTACTCCAATGTG ATGGGAAGCTTCCTAAAGTCGGTCCTGGCTCCAGTTTTACAGAACGAGTACGGGGACAATCCAGAGGTGAAGAAAATTTGGGACAACATGATGACTGAT ctgcatTGTTGTGGAGTTAGCGGTTACCAGGACTTCACCAACTCCACCTATTTCAATAAGAACCAAATCTATCCGGCACAATGCTGTAACAATACATCTACATCTACTAACTGTACCATGTTGGCTGCTGAAACTTCACATGTAGAG GGCTGTTTTAATCAGATCCTGAACCTTGTAAAGACAAATGCGGCAATAGTGGGTGGTGTGGCTGCCGGAATCTGCGCATTGGAG CTGGCGGCCATGGTGGTGTCTATGTATCTGTACTGCAGGATAGACAAGCAGGGATCCATCCACTAA